One genomic region from Kwoniella dejecticola CBS 10117 chromosome 1, complete sequence encodes:
- a CDS encoding thioredoxin — translation MVKAIESKSEFDSLIAGSEPVVVDYWATWCGPCKMISPHFAKLEEKYPGVKFVKVDVEEQEEIAKFAGIKAMPTFIAYKDGQPIETVTGAVPAKLNALLEKISA, via the exons ATGGTCAAGGCTATCGAATCCAAATCCGAGTTCGACTCTCTT ATCGCAGGCTCTGAGCCGGTCGTCGTTGACTACTGGGCCACATGGTGCGGACCATGTAAGATGATCTCCCCTCATTTCGCCAAGCTCGAGGAGAAATATCCCGGTGTCAAGTTCGTCAAAGTTGACGTTGAGGAgcaagag GAAATCGCCAAGTTTGCCGGTATCAAGGCCATGCCCACTTTCATCGCTTACAAAGATGGTCAACCTATCGAGACCGTCACCGGTGCTGTCCCCGCTAAGCTTAAC GCTCTCCTCGAAAAGATCTCTGCTTAA